The Bactrocera dorsalis isolate Fly_Bdor chromosome 3, ASM2337382v1, whole genome shotgun sequence genomic interval ttattaatagctcatatgtatgtatatattatacaacaaaataatatttgtctatggttaaattatgttatgtattattaatacttcctttatatgtacataaatatgtatgttattatcttttctttatttatttataatatattttctttttaaatacaacTAACAACTGTAAATTATGCGCTAAATTATTTTAgcaattataaaaagtaattttatcaacaaaaaatatttaaaaaatataacaacaacaataataataaatagtcgtaaacttacatacatacatataaactaaaagaaatgcttaagctatttatatatagtaaatatacatatgtacatgtacagaCATGCCCCATAAGCAATTAtacataacaataataatgtaaaAGTCAATTGTGCTTAACAATTTGTGAAACGACCTCTTACAGGCGCACTAGCCAACTTTTCTaaataatatagaatttttctacaaacgtatgtgtgtgtatttaataGCTTATAGCTCGCTTGTGcttttcacaaaaattgtcagcatacatataaaaaatggcttaacaaaagaaacaaatacTAAAAAACTGTAAACAACATTCAATTCGGCGCTACAAATTCATAAACGTCAAAATCGACTGCCACATTTATactatttcaaacgatttttCATCTTATCTATGTGTAAACGTCTAATAATAATCATTGAAAGTAAAATAGAGTCACCATATCAAAGctttttgctaaatattttcatttttcaaagaaaaagttgtttgaaaaatgcaaaaaaatcacTCAAAGGTGCTGAAAGGCGCTGCAAGCAATGGATTTAAAGCTGGAAGTTAAGTTTGGAGTAGGTAGGGTTAGTTAATTCGTGTTAAAGAAAGCGCAtttttgtgacttttttttatgaaactgtTCAAATCTATTTTTAAAACCCTTTGATACATTGTTTCAtgacatttgtaaaatattctgttaaattttcatggagaaattaataatataattaacacttgattttttttttttacccaaatacaacaattttaattcccaccaaatcattaaaaataaaaaaaaaattaatttaacattttttccgcGTTTGCGAGCTTCATTCAAATCTATGTTTAATccccaacaaaaaaaataaaaaatcaaatttttaattaaatctaatttaaatttaaaagctaatttttaattcccaacaaatcaaagagtttaatgtttaaatcattttttttttattaaaatattttttttaattaatttattaagaattatattatttgattatttttggtgttttttttatttactatataatcAAAAGCGCCATAAAAAcagtacgtgtgtatgtatgtgagtggcGCTTACAACTACGCTACCAAACTAATACCTTAACTAATCGCCAacatttttcatacatacatacatatataaattcataacaTATGATATACAATTACAATGTAATTGCTAGTATAGAAAACAATACATATAAtgtattttgaaacaaaaaaatagttttcagaataaaaattcatatttctacTAAGTCATCTTCATATCTGTTAAGactaaaacttataaaaagcaaaaaaacttataaaaataacattttgtatatattaatttatgtatttacattttagTGGAACCTAACTGTAAAATTACTAGCTGTACTActttataaatgtgtgtgtttaaaagaaattgtatgaaaaaagtttaatttgaaaaagttgTAGCTGACACTATGAGCGTTAAGGCGTtatgcaaatgcaaaaacaacaagaggGTACGCTAAGTGGACACAAGTCATGAGAAAAGCGCGTACTTGCCGAAAATCAAACATAAGCAgtcaaattattaattaattgctGCTCACACAGCCAGCAGACACACAACTGTAAGAATAAACGCTCATACAAACgtaatactaaaatatatagCAGACTATACGAAAGACTAATAACCGAGTTAAGCTATTTAAGCTATGGAAACGCCATGAATATtacgcgtacatacatacatacttatatatatacataactacctACTTATGTAGTATACGTATACTATGCTAATCTTATCGATTCAATTACATAccaattatatacaatatacatacataattacatacatattatataatatacttgaGAATataatctacatatacatatacagattcCTATGTGAAGCAAATTATAACAATAActgcaataattttcaataaaaaaagtgtttttaaaaCGCGCTTGCATTTTTCGTCAAATCCCTTCGAGGCAATccattaaataatttcaacacacacacatacatatgtatgcatacatttactttttaatttgctttaatttttctttggcAAGCTGTATACGTAGATTTCGCAGCGCACTCGCTTCTTTTTCGCGCTTCTTCAGCAACTTGTATTTCTCCAACTTCAACTGGTACATTCGATGCTGGGTGCTTCGCAGTTGTCTGAGCGTACGCAGCATTTCGTCTTGCTTGCCAGCCATCCCCTCGAGTAAATGCATCTGCGCTTCGGCTGTCTTCGAACGTTTGCTTGGCGGCGGTTCGGCGTTTTCAGTAATTAGCGGTGATTCAGCAGTTGGCGGCGGAGTTTCGTTACCATTCGTACTCACATCAACGAATTCGGTTGTATTGGGGGAGAACAAATCcagtttttttgtaatttcatacGCCTTCTCCTCGGTTGCAGAGAAACTGATTTCGCGGAAAACGCCGGGCTCGTTCGTCTCTTGGATTTGTCTATTACGCGCCAACTTGCGCTTTAGGCTGGCTTTATAATGTATCCACACctaaataatatgtataagcGCATTGTTTGATTCTCTATTTTTGGCTTCATTGCGACTCACCCTTTGCCATTCTGGTCCTGTTCTTGACGGCGGTCCCAGTCTATTCAACTCGACGGCAAACTGCTcccaaattttcttcaattcttCACGACTAGCGCCATATAGCCGTCTATTTCTACCAACGTTGGGATTTTCTGTCACTAAATCGACAAGGCGGTCTAGCTGTTGGTTGGTTGAAACTTTGCTGCAATTATTGTTTCtttaataagtatttattttgctaaatgttataaaataaaaattatttattatattttcttgcaCATACTTGATCCTATACTTGATTCTTTCCATTTTTACGTTGACAGGCgtgtaaacaaattaataaatggCAGTTGTATGATTTTGACAGCTCACATACAACTTAACGAAGTCAATAGCGTTGAGTTGTGAACAGACAACTAGCGTTTTGTGACAACTGCCGTTGCAACAAACAACTCAATTGTGAACCATAACAGGGGGAAACACGATAAATAGatctacaatattttaaaattgcacTTTAGAAATGGTAAAAGCATTTGGATTGATAATAAACCCAAGAAAAatgattaaatttattttgtatttatttttattaagaaaggCAAGTAAGTATGTAAAaagaaagtcgaaaaaaattgaaaatatcaacaatatacttaaaatgaaaaaattatggtaAAAATTACCTTCCGAGCTATTAAATATACTCCGAAtaaattattgtgaaaaaaattgcgGCTGGTCACCTCGCTGCGTTTTGGGGACCGCGACCAGTTGAGAAATTGTGCGATTCTACCAGGCACCCATAAGCGCACAGGAGGTGCCGCACACAAAAATTTGcgcgcgcatgtgtgtgtgacttGCCGGGAATGTTAAATAttacatacttttaggcgttagTCTCAAGTGCGAACACTGTTATGACGACAGTACACTACATTGCCAACTTTGTATTTAACAGCtgataaaagaaaacaaatatttccacgagttttatacatttatttttgtcaaGTCAAAATGctcactttttacttttattaaaaaacaactcCAAAGTGTTGTCGTAGTAAATTTCGGCAAGTTTGGTAGCATCGCTCTCCTTCACGCCAGCAATAACTTCCAACACTTGACTAGAAGTAAATGAATAAGTTATTAATTATAGCTGATACTTTCTACCCACAAGTTACCTTATTTGACATGGCTCACAGCGTCCGTCCACCAGTGTCTCCGCTGTccatttctcttttttcttaACTGCCGCAAATTTGGTTTTCACAAATTTAGAGCCGGCATGCGACGGTCTTATGCCGCACCACGGACAATCCGTTTCTAACATAATGCATTCGTTGGGCAAGTCCTTCACCACTTCTAAATTTTCTGACGTCTTAAGCGAACAGCCATTTAAGCCGATGTAAAGGCCACCGTAAGCGATTACTTTTTCAGCTTCCGCTAATGTGCCATCAAAGCTATGTACTACACCGCCGCCACATTCCAATAGCTTGTCTCGATTACGTTCGAGTATTTCCATAAAGTCAGCGTGTGCACTGCGACAGTGTAGGAAAAGTGGCAAGCGAAATTCAGCCGCCAAACCGAGTTGTTTTTCGAAATACTTTTTCTGTGTGTCCATTTCACAGAAATGCAGCCGATCATAGTCGAGTCCACATTCACCCAGAGCGATTACTTTGTCTGGATTTTCACGAATTTTCATACGTAAACCTTCAAAATATTGGTCCGGGTCGGGCGAGAATTCATTGCAGCGCGTTGGATGGCAACCCATTGTAACAGTCAGGCGATCTGTGGTGTTATGAatgctttaaataaataattcgttGTATCCTTAACACACATTGAGAAGTACTTTATATAATTGGGCTTACCATTTGTTTTTGCCAAATTTAATGCCTCATCCGCCTCATTCAGTGTGCCCACAGTAATGATCATCTTCTCTACGCCTTGCTTCCACGCACGTTCCAACACCAAATTCAAGTCGTCAGTATGTTTCTGTGTACCGCCATAGATGCCACG includes:
- the LOC105228872 gene encoding uncharacterized protein LOC105228872; the encoded protein is MERIKYRINKVSTNQQLDRLVDLVTENPNVGRNRRLYGASREELKKIWEQFAVELNRLGPPSRTGPEWQRVWIHYKASLKRKLARNRQIQETNEPGVFREISFSATEEKAYEITKKLDLFSPNTTEFVDVSTNGNETPPPTAESPLITENAEPPPSKRSKTAEAQMHLLEGMAGKQDEMLRTLRQLRSTQHRMYQLKLEKYKLLKKREKEASALRNLRIQLAKEKLKQIKK
- the LOC105228871 gene encoding deoxyribonuclease TATDN1 → MRIFNQLKVAMKYIDIGANLTDPMFRGIYGGTQKHTDDLNLVLERAWKQGVEKMIITVGTLNEADEALNLAKTNDRLTVTMGCHPTRCNEFSPDPDQYFEGLRMKIRENPDKVIALGECGLDYDRLHFCEMDTQKKYFEKQLGLAAEFRLPLFLHCRSAHADFMEILERNRDKLLECGGGVVHSFDGTLAEAEKVIAYGGLYIGLNGCSLKTSENLEVVKDLPNECIMLETDCPWCGIRPSHAGSKFVKTKFAAVKKKEKWTAETLVDGRCEPCQISQVLEVIAGVKESDATKLAEIYYDNTLELFFNKSKK